Proteins from a genomic interval of Shewanella seohaensis:
- the pflA gene encoding pyruvate formate lyase 1-activating protein: MAVTGRIHSVESFGTVDGPGIRFITFMQGCLMRCQYCHNRDTWDLDGGKEVQVEELMSQIISYRPFLDASNGGVTASGGEAILQAEFVAELFKACKKEGIHTCLDTNGFVRKYTPVIDELLDNTDLVLLDIKQMNDEKHIELTKVSNHRTLQFAEYLAKRNQPTWIRYVVVGGFTDDEASALQLAEFIKPMKNIEKVELLPYHELGKHKWEAMGETYQLDGVAPPSRDTMEKIKAVFSSQGINAVY, from the coding sequence ATGGCAGTTACTGGTCGGATCCACTCAGTGGAATCCTTTGGCACAGTTGATGGGCCAGGCATTCGGTTTATCACCTTTATGCAAGGTTGTTTGATGCGCTGTCAGTATTGTCATAACCGTGACACTTGGGATCTTGATGGTGGCAAGGAAGTACAGGTCGAGGAGTTAATGAGCCAAATCATTAGCTACCGCCCCTTCCTCGATGCCAGCAACGGCGGTGTGACCGCCAGCGGTGGCGAAGCCATATTACAAGCGGAGTTTGTCGCCGAACTCTTTAAAGCCTGTAAAAAAGAAGGCATTCATACCTGTTTAGATACCAACGGCTTTGTGCGTAAGTACACGCCAGTGATTGATGAGCTACTCGATAATACCGATCTGGTGTTGCTCGATATCAAGCAAATGAATGACGAAAAACACATTGAACTGACTAAGGTCAGCAACCACAGAACGCTGCAATTTGCCGAGTATCTCGCCAAACGCAATCAGCCTACCTGGATACGTTATGTGGTTGTGGGTGGATTTACCGACGATGAAGCCTCGGCATTACAACTGGCCGAGTTTATCAAGCCCATGAAGAATATTGAAAAAGTTGAACTCCTGCCCTACCACGAGCTGGGTAAACACAAGTGGGAAGCGATGGGAGAAACCTATCAACTCGATGGCGTTGCACCACCGAGTCGCGACACCATGGAAAAAATTAAAGCCGTGTTTAGCTCACAGGGGATTAACGCGGTCTATTAA
- the yfcC gene encoding putative basic amino acid antiporter YfcC, which translates to MTTPPSTTQPTEAAQTAMAPSASHAPSSFQMPDTLVIIFFVALLAGLMTYFIPIGSFQTQEVHYLADGVDKARTVVDPNSFAYQLDDAGEPKLQPVALFKGEGGVGFFNFAFEGLTSGSKWGSAIGVIMFMLVIGGSFGVVMATGTIDNGILKLIDKTRGNEKLFIPVIFTLFSLGGAVFGMGEEAIAFAIIICPLMIRLGYDGITTVMVTYVATQIGFASSWMNPFSVAIAQGIAGIPVLSGSEFRFPMWLGFTLLGIVFTMRYAHRIQQQPILSHSYQSDAYFREHHANTKLESRFNFGDVLVLLLLVLTMVWVIWGVVAKAWFIPEIASQFFTMGMVAGVIGCVFKLNGLTLNKVAQSFKDGAKTMLEPALLVGCASGILLLLGGGTPTEPSVLNSILNSAGGVIGHLPDALSAWFMLLFQSVFNFFVTSGSGQAALTMPLMAPLSDIVGVTRQVAVLAFQLGDGLTNIIVPTSASLMATLGVCRVDWGNWLKFVWRFMLLLMLVSSVLVIGAHYLGFN; encoded by the coding sequence ATGACGACTCCACCCTCGACGACTCAGCCAACAGAAGCAGCTCAGACTGCTATGGCACCATCCGCTTCACACGCTCCCTCATCCTTTCAAATGCCCGATACCTTAGTGATCATCTTTTTTGTGGCATTACTTGCGGGATTAATGACTTACTTTATTCCGATTGGCTCGTTTCAAACCCAAGAGGTGCATTATCTGGCCGATGGCGTTGATAAAGCGCGGACAGTAGTCGACCCTAATTCTTTTGCCTATCAATTGGATGATGCGGGCGAGCCTAAGTTACAACCCGTGGCACTGTTTAAAGGCGAGGGCGGGGTTGGCTTTTTTAACTTCGCTTTTGAGGGGCTAACCTCGGGGTCTAAATGGGGCAGCGCGATTGGCGTGATCATGTTTATGCTAGTGATTGGCGGCTCCTTTGGGGTGGTGATGGCCACAGGCACCATAGATAACGGCATCTTAAAGTTAATCGATAAAACCCGTGGCAATGAAAAGTTATTCATTCCGGTGATATTTACGCTGTTTTCCCTCGGCGGCGCCGTATTTGGCATGGGAGAAGAGGCCATTGCCTTCGCGATTATCATCTGCCCACTCATGATCCGTTTAGGGTACGACGGCATCACCACTGTGATGGTGACCTATGTGGCGACCCAAATTGGTTTCGCCAGTTCTTGGATGAATCCTTTCAGTGTGGCGATTGCCCAAGGCATTGCGGGGATCCCGGTTCTTTCTGGTAGTGAGTTTCGCTTCCCTATGTGGCTCGGATTCACATTGCTTGGCATCGTTTTTACCATGCGTTACGCCCATCGCATTCAGCAGCAACCCATTCTTTCCCATAGCTATCAGTCCGATGCTTATTTCCGTGAGCACCATGCTAATACAAAGCTCGAGAGCCGCTTTAATTTTGGGGATGTGTTGGTACTGTTGTTGTTAGTGTTAACTATGGTGTGGGTGATTTGGGGCGTTGTTGCAAAGGCGTGGTTTATCCCCGAGATCGCCAGTCAGTTTTTTACCATGGGTATGGTGGCCGGCGTTATTGGCTGCGTGTTTAAGCTCAATGGTTTAACGCTTAACAAGGTCGCGCAGAGTTTTAAGGATGGCGCTAAAACCATGCTAGAGCCAGCCCTTTTAGTGGGATGTGCCTCGGGGATTTTACTGCTCCTTGGCGGCGGTACACCGACGGAACCGAGTGTGCTTAATTCGATTCTGAACAGCGCTGGCGGGGTGATTGGCCATCTGCCGGATGCGCTCTCGGCGTGGTTTATGTTGTTGTTTCAATCCGTATTCAACTTTTTCGTGACCTCAGGTTCAGGGCAAGCCGCATTGACTATGCCACTGATGGCTCCTCTCTCTGATATCGTTGGTGTGACGCGCCAAGTGGCGGTATTGGCCTTTCAACTAGGCGATGGTCTCACCAATATCATAGTGCCCACCTCAGCGTCTTTGATGGCGACCCTTGGCGTATGCCGCGTCGATTGGGGCAACTGGCTGAAATTTGTATGGCGTTTTATGTTACTGCTGATGTTGGTCTCAAGCGTACTGGTGATTGGCGCGCACTATCTTGGATTTAACTAG
- the pflB gene encoding formate C-acetyltransferase, protein MTDKTELFANAWEGFTPGDWKSEVNVRDFIQQNYAPYEGDESFLAGATEATTKLWDKVMEGIKQENRTHAPVDFDTKMVSTITSHDAGYINKDLETIVGLQTDAPLKRAMLPNGGIRMVEGSCAAYDRELDADVKYIYSELRKTHNQGVFDVYTPEIMACRKSGVLTGLPDAYGRGRIIGDYRRVALYGIDFLMKDKFAQFTSLQAQFEAGEDLSNVIQLREEIAEQHRALGQMKKMAAKYGFDISRPATNAQEAIQWTYFGYLAAVKSQNGAAMSLGRTSSFLDIYIERDLKNGTITEQQAQEMVDHFVMKLRMVRFLRTPEYDELFSGDPIWATESIGGMGLDGRTLVTKSSFRFLNTLYTMGPSPEPNITVLWSEKLPLSFKKYCAKVSIDTSSIQYENDDLMRPDFESDDYAIACCVSPMVVGKHMQFFGARANLAKTMLYAINGGVDEKLKIQIAPKADPITDEVLNFDDVMNRLDGLMDWLATQYVTALNSIHYMHDKYSYEAALMALHDRDVRRTMACGIAGLSIAADSLSAIKYAQVKPVRDENGIAVDFEISGDYPKFGNNDPRVDDIACDLVERFMAKIRDRKMYRNAIPTQSILTITSNVVYGKKTGNTPDGRRSGAPFAPGANPMHGRDEKGAIASLTSVAKLPFAHAQDGISYTFSIVPNALGKDEDGRRTNLAALMDGYFAHNEGHEGGQHLNVNVMNREMLEDAVVNPDKYPQLTIRVSGYAVRFNSLTPEQQQDVITRTFTKGL, encoded by the coding sequence ATGACCGACAAAACTGAACTGTTTGCCAACGCATGGGAAGGTTTTACCCCTGGCGATTGGAAATCTGAAGTCAATGTACGTGACTTTATTCAACAAAACTATGCTCCCTATGAAGGTGACGAGTCATTCCTAGCCGGTGCCACCGAAGCCACAACCAAGTTGTGGGACAAAGTGATGGAAGGCATCAAGCAAGAAAACCGTACCCACGCGCCAGTTGATTTCGATACTAAGATGGTCTCTACCATCACTTCCCATGACGCGGGTTATATCAATAAAGATTTAGAAACTATCGTTGGTTTACAAACCGATGCGCCGCTCAAGCGCGCTATGTTACCTAACGGTGGTATTCGCATGGTTGAAGGCTCATGTGCTGCTTACGACCGCGAACTCGACGCCGATGTAAAATACATCTACTCAGAACTGCGTAAAACCCATAACCAAGGCGTATTCGACGTCTACACCCCAGAAATCATGGCTTGCCGTAAATCCGGCGTATTAACCGGTTTACCCGATGCCTATGGTCGTGGCCGTATTATCGGTGATTATCGTCGTGTTGCGCTGTACGGTATCGACTTCTTAATGAAGGATAAATTTGCTCAATTCACCTCACTGCAAGCGCAGTTCGAAGCCGGCGAAGATTTATCTAACGTTATCCAACTGCGTGAAGAAATTGCCGAGCAGCACCGCGCTCTCGGTCAAATGAAGAAAATGGCCGCGAAATACGGTTTCGATATTTCTCGCCCAGCGACAAACGCCCAAGAAGCGATCCAATGGACTTACTTCGGTTACTTAGCCGCAGTGAAGAGCCAAAACGGCGCGGCAATGTCTTTAGGCCGTACCTCATCTTTCCTCGATATCTACATTGAACGCGATCTGAAAAACGGCACCATCACTGAGCAACAAGCTCAAGAGATGGTTGACCACTTCGTGATGAAGCTGCGCATGGTACGTTTCCTACGTACACCTGAATACGATGAGCTATTCTCTGGTGACCCAATCTGGGCAACTGAATCTATCGGCGGTATGGGCTTAGATGGCCGTACACTGGTAACCAAATCTAGCTTCCGTTTCTTAAACACCCTATACACTATGGGTCCAAGCCCAGAGCCAAACATCACTGTGCTTTGGTCAGAGAAACTGCCACTAAGCTTCAAGAAGTACTGTGCGAAGGTGTCTATCGACACTAGCTCTATCCAATACGAAAACGATGACCTGATGCGTCCAGATTTCGAATCTGACGACTATGCTATCGCATGTTGCGTAAGCCCAATGGTTGTTGGTAAGCACATGCAGTTCTTTGGTGCACGTGCTAACTTGGCAAAAACCATGTTGTATGCGATCAACGGCGGCGTTGACGAAAAACTGAAAATCCAAATCGCGCCAAAAGCCGACCCAATCACTGACGAAGTATTGAACTTCGATGACGTGATGAATCGCTTAGACGGCCTGATGGATTGGTTAGCGACGCAATATGTCACAGCACTGAACTCAATCCACTACATGCACGACAAGTACTCTTATGAAGCAGCCTTGATGGCGCTGCACGACAGAGATGTACGTCGTACCATGGCATGTGGTATTGCGGGGCTTTCTATCGCTGCCGACTCACTGTCAGCAATCAAGTACGCTCAAGTAAAACCTGTTCGTGATGAAAATGGCATTGCCGTCGACTTTGAGATCAGCGGTGATTATCCAAAATTTGGTAACAACGACCCACGCGTCGACGATATCGCCTGTGACTTAGTAGAACGTTTTATGGCGAAGATCCGCGACCGTAAAATGTACCGTAACGCGATCCCAACACAGTCTATTCTCACCATCACCTCTAACGTGGTTTATGGTAAGAAAACAGGTAACACACCAGACGGTCGCCGTTCAGGCGCGCCATTTGCACCGGGTGCAAACCCAATGCACGGCCGCGACGAAAAAGGCGCTATTGCCTCGTTAACCTCTGTTGCCAAACTGCCATTTGCGCACGCACAAGACGGTATCTCTTATACCTTCTCTATCGTGCCGAACGCCTTAGGTAAAGACGAAGATGGTCGCCGTACTAACTTGGCAGCCCTGATGGATGGTTATTTCGCTCATAACGAAGGACACGAAGGTGGTCAGCACCTGAACGTCAACGTGATGAACCGTGAAATGCTTGAAGATGCAGTTGTGAATCCTGACAAGTATCCTCAGCTGACCATCCGTGTTTCTGGTTACGCCGTACGCTTTAACTCTTTGACCCCGGAGCAACAGCAAGACGTGATCACACGTACTTTCACAAAAGGTCTGTAA
- the pta gene encoding phosphate acetyltransferase — MSRNIMLIPIGTGVGLTSLSLGMVRALERHGVKVQFFKPISQLRPNDNGPERSTTILSKSPTVNPLEPFDMIHAEALIRADQTDVLMEQIIARAAECASNTETLIVEGLVPTRNHPFADDVNYAIAKAMDADVIFIATPGSDTPTGLMNRLEIAYNSWGGKNNKRLIGAVINKIGAPVDDEGRARPDLSEVFDHQGVQRSDASIMFQMPGKSPLRILGSVPYNLDLVAPRASDLAKHLRARILNAGEMNTRRLRKVTFCARSLPNMVNHIKTDSLLVTSGDRSDVIVSACLAAMNGVKIGALLLTGSYEPEPEILKLCEQAFETGLPVFLIDTNTWQTSLNIQRFDHEVPVDDAVRIDLVQEYVASHIDQSWIESVTKNSPREHRLSPPAFRYKLTELARAAHKTVVLPEGDEPRTIKAAAICAERGIARCVLLGKKDEIQRIAAQQDVVLGEGVVIVDPDEVRDRYVEPMLDLRRNKGLTEVVAKEQLEDNMVLGTMMLAQNEVDGIVSGAVNTTANTIRPPLQLIKTAPGSSLVSSIFFMLMPDQVLVYGDCAINPDPNAEQLADIAIQSAESAKAFGIEPRVAMISYSTGNSGTGSDVDKVREATRIAKEKRPDLVIDGPLQYDAAVMPNVARSKAPNSPVAGQATVFVFPDLNTGNTTYKAVQRSADLISIGPMLQGMRKPVNDLSRGALVDDIVYTIALTAIQASQNDASKA; from the coding sequence ATGTCTCGAAATATCATGTTAATCCCCATAGGTACAGGAGTTGGCCTGACCTCCTTAAGCCTAGGTATGGTGCGCGCATTAGAGCGCCACGGGGTAAAAGTCCAATTCTTTAAACCCATTTCCCAGCTGCGTCCTAATGATAATGGCCCAGAGCGCTCAACCACGATTTTAAGCAAATCGCCCACGGTCAATCCGTTAGAGCCCTTCGACATGATTCATGCAGAAGCACTGATCCGTGCCGATCAAACCGATGTGCTAATGGAGCAAATCATTGCCCGCGCCGCAGAATGCGCCAGCAATACCGAAACCCTAATTGTTGAAGGCCTAGTGCCAACCCGTAACCATCCCTTTGCCGATGATGTGAACTACGCCATCGCCAAGGCAATGGATGCGGACGTGATTTTCATTGCCACCCCCGGCAGCGACACCCCAACCGGCCTGATGAACCGCCTCGAAATTGCCTACAACTCGTGGGGCGGCAAAAACAACAAACGTCTTATTGGCGCCGTGATCAACAAGATTGGCGCACCGGTAGACGATGAAGGTCGCGCTCGCCCAGACTTATCGGAAGTATTCGATCATCAAGGCGTACAACGCTCAGATGCGTCCATCATGTTCCAAATGCCAGGTAAGAGCCCACTGCGCATCTTAGGTAGCGTGCCTTACAACCTCGATTTGGTTGCGCCGCGCGCATCGGATCTGGCGAAGCATTTACGTGCCCGCATTCTCAATGCCGGCGAGATGAACACCCGCCGTCTGCGTAAGGTCACCTTCTGCGCCCGCAGCTTGCCCAACATGGTCAACCACATTAAGACAGACTCATTGCTGGTGACCTCTGGCGATCGCTCCGATGTGATTGTGTCAGCGTGCCTTGCCGCCATGAACGGCGTGAAGATAGGTGCCCTACTGCTCACTGGTAGCTACGAGCCAGAGCCTGAAATTCTGAAGCTGTGTGAACAGGCCTTCGAGACAGGTTTACCAGTATTCCTCATCGATACTAACACTTGGCAGACGTCATTAAATATCCAACGCTTCGACCACGAAGTGCCAGTGGATGATGCGGTACGTATCGATTTAGTCCAAGAGTACGTTGCCAGCCATATCGATCAGAGCTGGATTGAAAGCGTGACCAAAAACTCTCCAAGGGAACATCGCTTATCACCTCCCGCGTTCCGCTATAAACTCACCGAACTTGCACGCGCCGCCCACAAAACTGTGGTGCTGCCTGAGGGTGATGAGCCACGTACCATCAAAGCCGCCGCGATTTGTGCCGAACGGGGTATTGCGCGTTGCGTGCTGTTAGGTAAAAAAGATGAAATTCAACGTATTGCAGCACAGCAAGACGTTGTTCTGGGCGAAGGCGTTGTGATTGTCGACCCCGATGAAGTACGCGATCGCTATGTTGAGCCAATGCTCGATCTGCGTCGTAACAAAGGGTTGACTGAAGTCGTTGCCAAAGAGCAATTAGAAGACAACATGGTGCTCGGCACTATGATGCTGGCGCAAAACGAAGTCGATGGTATCGTCTCTGGCGCGGTAAACACTACGGCCAATACGATTCGTCCGCCGCTACAACTGATCAAAACGGCGCCGGGTTCTAGCCTTGTTTCTTCAATCTTCTTTATGTTGATGCCAGACCAAGTGCTGGTTTATGGTGACTGTGCGATTAACCCCGATCCTAACGCTGAACAACTGGCCGATATCGCGATTCAATCGGCGGAATCTGCCAAGGCCTTCGGCATCGAACCAAGAGTGGCGATGATCAGCTACTCAACAGGTAACTCAGGTACTGGTTCAGATGTGGATAAAGTGCGTGAAGCGACCCGTATTGCGAAAGAAAAACGCCCAGATCTAGTAATCGACGGTCCACTGCAATACGATGCGGCCGTCATGCCAAACGTGGCTCGCTCTAAGGCGCCTAACAGCCCTGTTGCAGGTCAAGCGACTGTATTCGTGTTCCCAGATCTCAACACGGGTAACACCACTTACAAAGCTGTACAGCGTAGTGCCGACCTCATCAGCATTGGCCCCATGCTACAGGGCATGCGTAAGCCTGTGAACGACTTATCCCGCGGTGCCTTAGTGGACGATATCGTCTACACTATCGCACTGACGGCGATTCAAGCGTCACAAAACGATGCCAGCAAAGCCTAA
- the ackA gene encoding acetate kinase, whose amino-acid sequence MSNKLVLVLNCGSSSLKFAVIDAQTGDDQISGLAECFGLEDSRIKWKINGEKHESSLGAFTAHREAVEFIVNKILAGQPELAAQIQAVGHRIVHGGEKFTRSVIIDEHVIKGIEECSSLAPLHNPAHLIGIRAAIASFPKLPQVAVFDTAFHQSMPERAYIYALPYKLYREHGIRRYGMHGTSHLFVSREAAKVLNKPLEETNVICAHLGNGASVTAVKGGKSVDTSMGLTPLEGLVMGTRCGDLDPSIIYHLVHQLGYTLEEVNNLMNKQSGLLGISELTNDCRGIEEGYADGHKGATLALEIFCYRLAKYIASYTVPLGRLDAVVFTGGIGENSDIIREKVLNMLQIFNFHVDGERNKAARFGKKGIITTDNSTVAMVIPTNEEWVIAEDSIKLITK is encoded by the coding sequence ATGTCTAATAAACTGGTTTTAGTACTCAATTGCGGTAGCTCTTCACTCAAATTTGCCGTCATTGACGCGCAAACAGGTGACGATCAGATCTCTGGCCTAGCCGAGTGTTTTGGCTTAGAAGACTCGCGCATTAAATGGAAAATCAACGGTGAAAAGCATGAGTCCTCTTTAGGTGCATTTACAGCTCACCGCGAAGCCGTTGAATTTATCGTCAATAAAATCCTTGCTGGTCAACCTGAATTAGCCGCGCAGATCCAAGCCGTGGGCCACCGTATCGTACACGGCGGTGAGAAGTTCACCCGCTCTGTGATCATCGACGAGCATGTAATCAAAGGTATTGAAGAATGTTCTTCACTGGCGCCACTGCATAACCCTGCCCACCTTATCGGTATTCGCGCGGCCATTGCCTCTTTCCCTAAACTGCCACAAGTGGCGGTGTTCGATACTGCATTCCACCAAAGCATGCCTGAGCGCGCGTACATCTACGCCCTACCATACAAGCTGTACCGTGAGCACGGTATTCGCCGCTATGGTATGCACGGCACTAGCCACCTGTTTGTTAGCCGTGAAGCCGCTAAAGTGTTGAACAAACCTTTAGAAGAAACCAATGTGATCTGCGCGCACTTAGGTAACGGTGCCTCTGTGACGGCGGTTAAAGGCGGTAAGAGCGTTGATACCTCAATGGGACTGACGCCGCTTGAAGGTTTAGTCATGGGCACTCGCTGTGGCGATCTCGACCCATCGATCATCTACCACTTAGTGCACCAACTGGGTTACACACTGGAAGAAGTCAACAACCTGATGAACAAGCAAAGTGGTTTGCTCGGGATTTCTGAACTGACCAACGATTGCCGTGGCATCGAAGAAGGTTATGCCGATGGTCACAAAGGCGCGACCTTAGCACTGGAAATCTTCTGCTACCGTCTGGCGAAATATATCGCGTCTTACACTGTGCCGCTCGGTCGTTTAGATGCAGTGGTCTTTACCGGTGGTATCGGCGAAAACTCCGACATCATCCGTGAGAAAGTGCTCAACATGCTGCAAATCTTCAATTTCCATGTGGATGGTGAGCGTAACAAAGCGGCCCGCTTCGGTAAAAAAGGCATCATCACCACTGACAACAGTACTGTTGCTATGGTCATTCCCACCAACGAAGAGTGGGTTATCGCCGAAGATTCGATTAAACTCATTACAAAATAA
- the focA gene encoding formate transporter FocA produces the protein MKDSHANAPQTSSTGHEPIQVSSHFSCYHQAEIYGKSKVVKAPWQSFGLAVFAGAFIALAFVFYLTVTTGAGDSAWGLVRLVGGIAFSLGLILVVICGGELFTSSVLSSVAWAQKQVTTSELLKCWSRVYIGNFVGAMLMVGLIMAAGLYELDGGNWGLNALKVSQHKLHHTWVQAFSLGILCNMLVCLGIWMTFASRESLTKAILLILPVAMFVSSGFEHSIANLFMVPLGITIQSVASPEFFASLGVTQEQFADLTVANFVFNNLIPVTLGNIVGGGVIVGLGYWWIEQGQIALPDPQKSHQAHFFASPLHTEKAKNSQESK, from the coding sequence ATGAAAGACTCACATGCTAACGCTCCACAAACATCCTCGACTGGCCATGAGCCAATACAGGTTTCTTCACACTTTAGTTGTTATCACCAAGCCGAAATTTACGGTAAAAGCAAAGTGGTTAAGGCGCCTTGGCAATCCTTTGGTTTAGCGGTATTTGCTGGCGCTTTTATTGCCTTAGCCTTTGTGTTTTACCTAACAGTCACTACGGGTGCCGGTGATAGCGCCTGGGGCTTAGTGCGCCTCGTGGGCGGGATTGCCTTCAGCTTAGGCTTAATTTTGGTGGTGATTTGTGGTGGCGAGCTGTTTACCAGTTCGGTGCTGAGCAGCGTTGCATGGGCGCAAAAACAGGTGACCACCAGTGAATTGCTCAAATGCTGGAGCCGCGTGTATATCGGCAATTTCGTCGGCGCCATGTTAATGGTTGGCTTGATCATGGCGGCGGGCTTGTATGAGCTCGATGGCGGTAACTGGGGCTTAAACGCGCTAAAAGTGTCGCAACATAAGCTGCATCATACTTGGGTGCAGGCATTCAGCTTAGGTATCTTATGTAACATGTTGGTATGTCTGGGTATTTGGATGACCTTCGCCAGCCGCGAATCCCTAACCAAAGCGATTTTACTGATCCTCCCGGTGGCCATGTTTGTCAGCAGTGGCTTTGAGCACAGTATCGCAAACCTGTTTATGGTGCCGCTTGGGATCACCATTCAGTCGGTTGCCAGCCCTGAGTTTTTTGCTTCTTTAGGTGTAACCCAAGAGCAATTTGCCGATTTAACCGTGGCAAACTTTGTATTCAATAACTTAATTCCCGTGACCTTAGGGAACATTGTCGGTGGTGGCGTGATCGTCGGTCTCGGCTATTGGTGGATTGAGCAAGGTCAAATTGCCTTACCCGATCCGCAAAAATCCCATCAGGCACACTTTTTTGCATCGCCTCTGCATACTGAAAAGGCGAAAAATAGCCAAGAAAGTAAGTAA
- the yfbV gene encoding terminus macrodomain insulation protein YfbV, translated as MSINILKTLGDGRRYMKTWPMVRQLGLYFPEYRVVRATQLAILVMPVLAILASVSQIYTYGWAFLPQALTIALFFISLPLQGLLWLGWRARHPLPLSLFDWSNQLSAKLSAMGIHCQSLGAKACYLDMALILKIAFERLDASYWEEL; from the coding sequence TTGAGTATCAATATTCTCAAAACCTTAGGTGACGGTCGTCGCTATATGAAGACGTGGCCTATGGTTAGACAACTAGGTTTGTATTTTCCTGAGTATCGGGTGGTACGCGCCACTCAGCTTGCCATTCTGGTGATGCCAGTGCTGGCGATTTTGGCGAGTGTGAGTCAGATTTATACCTATGGTTGGGCGTTTTTACCCCAAGCCCTCACTATCGCGTTGTTCTTTATTAGCCTGCCGCTGCAGGGCTTACTGTGGTTAGGCTGGCGTGCGCGCCATCCATTACCTTTATCGCTGTTCGACTGGAGTAATCAGTTGAGTGCGAAATTATCTGCCATGGGCATTCATTGCCAATCCTTGGGCGCTAAGGCGTGTTACCTTGATATGGCGCTCATCTTAAAAATAGCCTTTGAGCGCTTAGATGCCAGTTATTGGGAGGAGCTTTAA